The sequence CCACCCATTCATCAAACTCTTCTGGTTCCACAACAAATACATCGGCAAGCATATAGGCGTGTTGTGTGCCGCATAACTCCGCACAGCGAACTTTGTAGCGGCCAAGCTCCGTGGGCGTGATGCGCAACTCGCGCTCCATGCCTTCCCCCGGCAAGGCATCTTGCTTGACTCGGAACTCAGGCACCCAGAACGAGTGAATCACATCGGTGGATGTAAGCATCAGCAACGCCTGACGGTCAGCCGGCAGGCGCAGTTCATCGGAGCTAAAGCCGTAATCCGTGTAGTCGAAACGCCAAGACCATTGTTGCCCAGTCACAGTGATGTTATAGGCATTCGGGTCAGCTCGGCGGGTTTCTGCCAGCGCCGTGGAACCTAAAAAGGCAAAATACATCACAATGCCCAGTGGCACAATTGTCCAGGCGATCTCCAAACCAGCGTGGCCCTCAAAATGATCGCCATCACCTTCTTCGCCTTGCTTGCGCCGAAACACGATGATGCTGTACAGCATAAAGCCGATAATCAGCGCAAACAGAAACGAAATTACC comes from Chloroflexota bacterium and encodes:
- the coxB gene encoding cytochrome c oxidase subunit II; its protein translation is MKHFILVAILVAILTVLVGFGLDTIGLMPELASLQGVFIDQLFRMHIWVISFLFALIIGFMLYSIIVFRRKQGEEGDGDHFEGHAGLEIAWTIVPLGIVMYFAFLGSTALAETRRADPNAYNITVTGQQWSWRFDYTDYGFSSDELRLPADRQALLMLTSTDVIHSFWVPEFRVKQDALPGEGMERELRITPTELGRYKVRCAELCGTQHAYMLADVFVVEPEEFDEWVEEQLKGVSNDPVERGEVWFGQFGCTACHSIDGSDKVGPTWMDLYGKEESLADGTTLTVDDAYLFESIREPQAKIVEGFETVIMPPTGASMTDQQVQDVIEFIKSLGE